The Bradyrhizobium betae genomic interval CGGCACGCGACAAATCGCTCGCCAGCTCCCTGAGCTGCTCTCCCCGTGACAATGTCCCACCCCATCCATCTGCCAGTCGCGGCCGCTTACACCGCGATGGCGCCGCTGGTTCTGATCAGTTCGGCGCTGGGATGGATTGTAGCAAAATTCCCGATGACATTCACTACCGCATCCCTGTACGCAGCCGCATCGCCCGCAACAGGCTGCCGGCAGGCCACGGCGTCGCCGATCACCTGGTAGCGATGGCTGCGGTGAAACCCGTCGACGGCGGTGGCGAGAATGGTCTCGTCGAGGGAAAAGCCGATCAGAATGCAGCGCACGCTGCGGATATTGGACATGTAGTCCACGAACCGCGACGCGCTGTAGGCCGAGGGCAGCGGGTGCTCGAACGTCATTTCTCCCGGCTGCGGCTTCGCTTCCGCGATCCAATCGGTCAGCCTGGATGCCGGATTGAACCAGGCCGCCTGGGCGATGCGCTTGAGATGCATCACCGGCCAGAGATTGGCGCGCCACAGCGCCAGGAGTTCCAGGCAGCGCATCGTGGCCGCCTCGCCATCCAGGATGACGTGGCGACGCCCGGGGGTCAGGTATTCGACCTGGAGATCCGCGCAGATCAGGATCGGCGGATCGTCATGGATGGAGGCCAGCATGGTCTTGCGCAGAGCTGCACCAGTTTCAACGATCGGCGAGTGCGAGGTCCCGTAGCGGCGAGGTCACCGACCGCCCCGCCGATGCGTCGAGCACGCCCGGCCGGTCCCAATCGCCCTCCGGACGAATGATCACGTAGGGATCGCTGTCCAGCGTGATGGCGTCCGGCCCCGGCTCGATCTCCAGCAGCATCTCCGTGTAGGAGAAATCCGAGAAGGTGATCTTGCGGTTGTGGCCGAGCGGCTTGGCGCCGAAATGAGCCCAGAAATCGACCAGCCGGTCCTGCGCCTGGCCGTAGATCTTGCGGAAGCCCTTGCGCTTCACATAGTCCACGCTCGCCTGCACCAGCTTGAACGAGATGCGCGAGCGCCGATACTGGTGTCGCACTGCAAGCCGCTCCACCTTGGCGAAATCGCCGAAGAAGCGCACCCGCAGGCAGCCCGCGGGCTCGTTGCCGATGTAACCGATGAAATGCGCCGCGACCATGTCGTTGCCGTCGAACTCCTCGTCGAACGGGCAATCCTGCTCGGCAAGATAGACCGCGGAGCGAATGGCGGTGACCAGCATGAGATCGCTGGGATCGCGCGCAAGGCGAACGGTGATGGCGCGGGAGTCGGGCTTCGCGAGAGGAATCCTAGTACCGTGCATCTGCATAGCTCCTTGCTTGGATGATCGCGCCCGGCATGCGCATTGGCCGCCGATGCCACGGGCGCTCGTAACACCACAGGTCCGGCTGAAAGCTCGCGATGGGCGCAAAGCCCGTCGCCTTCATGATCTCGCGTCCGGCCACCGTTGCCGGCTGCGCATAGCAATCGGCGCCGCGAAATCTTATCTGACGCAGATGCGCCGAGGCCTTGCCGAGACCGGCGATCCCGCGGCCCGTCGCCGCGATCGCCCAGATGTAGATTGCGGAGACGTCCTGGTCGGCCGACGCGAGATAGCGCGTCTGCGGCGCCGTCAGGCAGATCTCGTCGAGCAACAGCGCGTCGTGACCGAGATCGTTGAGAAACAGGAAGGCCATCCCGCCGAGCAGACGGCCCTTCCGGCTGAAGGTCAGGAGGCTCTGCGGATCGAAGGCGAAATAGCGTTCGAGCTCCGCAGCCCCGATCTGCACGCCCGGCACCAGCCGATGCGCCATCCCGGCCAATTCTGCGATTTCGGAAAATTGCGCAACGCGGACATCGACGTCCGGGCTCAGCGACAGGGCGTCGAAATCATGCCTTGCGGCAAACGAGCCCCTTTCCATACTCATGTCGTCCCTCTATCGTTCGGGGGTTTTATGTGCCGCTACGGCGAGAAGCTTAGCGGCTGGAGATCAGGAGTATGCAGCAAGTATTGCACCGGGGTGCTGCAATGACGCAGCACCATGAAGAAGCGCTAAATGCGTCATGGGACGATTTGAAACTGTTTTTAGCATGCGCAAAATTTAAAAGTTTTCGTAAC includes:
- a CDS encoding isochorismatase family protein; its protein translation is MLASIHDDPPILICADLQVEYLTPGRRHVILDGEAATMRCLELLALWRANLWPVMHLKRIAQAAWFNPASRLTDWIAEAKPQPGEMTFEHPLPSAYSASRFVDYMSNIRSVRCILIGFSLDETILATAVDGFHRSHRYQVIGDAVACRQPVAGDAAAYRDAVVNVIGNFATIHPSAELIRTSGAIAV
- a CDS encoding GNAT family N-acetyltransferase encodes the protein MHGTRIPLAKPDSRAITVRLARDPSDLMLVTAIRSAVYLAEQDCPFDEEFDGNDMVAAHFIGYIGNEPAGCLRVRFFGDFAKVERLAVRHQYRRSRISFKLVQASVDYVKRKGFRKIYGQAQDRLVDFWAHFGAKPLGHNRKITFSDFSYTEMLLEIEPGPDAITLDSDPYVIIRPEGDWDRPGVLDASAGRSVTSPLRDLALADR